The Mercenaria mercenaria strain notata chromosome 10, MADL_Memer_1, whole genome shotgun sequence genome contains a region encoding:
- the LOC123560325 gene encoding uncharacterized protein LOC123560325, protein MDDSEIAGILLAAVIVLALIITVLYIIISYRLWKRSPEAERRNFCLNRIFRHNMESRERKKVDKQNKRNLDIEVNGSGSVEGCDNKVFTTAGYSNVQDDVVLNPASVTLEVPRSPIRKSAGTYSVVDLNDDG, encoded by the exons ATGGATG ATTCTGAGATTGCGGGTATTCTTCTAGCTGCTGTAATTGTTCTTGCATTAATAATAACAGTTCTCTACATCATAATTAG TTATAGACTCTGGAAAAGAAGCCCAGAAGCAGAGCGGCGAAATTTCTGTCTTAACAGAATATTCAGACATAACATGGAAAGTCGGGAAAGGAAGAAAGTcgacaaacaaaataaaagaaatcttgACATTGAAGTTAACGGAAGCGGAAGTGTAGAGGGCTGTGATAATAAAGTTTTTACGACTGCTGGGTATAGTAACGTACAAGATGACGTGGTCTTAAATCCTGCATCTGTGACTCTAGAAGTACCAAGGTCTCCAATAAGAAAATCAGCTGGAACTTACTCTGTTGTGGACCTTAACGATGACggttga
- the LOC123561660 gene encoding uncharacterized protein LOC123561660: MEKIVYEAGRFHYELVTSVDKLIEEAYTILHIYRNKLNRMTRAKLLNLILALNELPHLHDSTHRKRGKCARVTDWLNNHTSQPEPELCGFKRQDPVQIRKFVATAQPRMSTSDTNVTLGKRKRGYEESVKDNITGVQKCSSDTRVYVHADWSRFSVSGNGKRRRVRKDWINFVDLVIAEKEYCMLDQFSFNHIVKLLN, translated from the exons ATGGAAAAGATTGTATATGAGGCTGGAAGATTCCACTATGAATtagttactagtgttgacaagTTGATAGAGGAAGCATACACCATACTGCACATATATAGAa ACAAGCTGAATCGTATGACTAGGGCCAAACTCCTCAACTTGATCCTTGCATTGAATGAGCTTCCACATCTACACGATTCTACACATAGGAAAAGAGGAAAGTGTGCACGTGTTACAGACTGGCTCAATAATCACACCAGTCAACCCGAGCCAGAGTTGTGTGGCTTCAAAAGGCAAGATCCAGTCCAGATTAGAAAATTTGTTGCCACCGCCCAGCCAAGAATGTCTACAAGTGACACAAATGTTACACTTGGAAAGCGGAAACGAGGTTATGAGGAGTCTGTGAAAGATAACATCACCGGCGTTCAAAAATGTAGTTCCGATACTCGAGTCTACGTACATGCTGACTGGTCAAGATTCAGTGTTTCTGGAAATGGAAAACGGAGGAGAGTTAGAAAAGACTGGATTAACTTTGTTGACTTGGTCATAGCTGAAAAGGAATATTGCATGCTAGATCAATTTTCTTTTAATCACATTGTCAAATTGTTAAATTGA